Within the Saccharomonospora amisosensis genome, the region TGGAGTTCTACAGTCCCGAGGAACTGGAGCAGGTGCTGTCGCGTTCGGCGGCCATCCTCGGTATCGAGGCCGACGGCGACGGTCTGTCCGAGGTGGCGAGGCGGTCACGCGGTACACCCCGCATCGCCAACCGGCTGTTGCGCCGGGTGCGCGACTACGCCGAGGTGCGCGCCGACGGCCGCGCCACCCTTGACGTGGTCAGGTCCGCGCTGCGGGTGTACGACGTCGACGAACTCGGCCTCGACCGGCTGGACCGCGCGGTACTGGGCGCGCTGGTGCGCTCGTTCGGCGGCGGACCGGTAGGTGTCGCCACGCTGGCGGTCGCCGTGGGAGAAGAAGCGGCTACCGTGGAGGAGGTGTGTGAGCCGTATCTCGTGCGGGCGGGTATGCTCGCGCGGACTCCGCGTGGTCGCGTCGCTACCGCGGCCGCGTGGGAGCACCTCGGGCTGCGGCCGCCCGCCGAGGCCGGCGGGGTTGACGCGGCGACGCCGACCCTGTTCGACTGAGCGGATGCCGGGGTGCGCGCCACGGGTGCTGGCGTTGTCGGCCGTACCTGGCACACTCGAAGAGAGACATCCGGACAAACTCGGACGTAACGCCCCACCGGGTCGGCGTCCGCCGAATGGAGAACCATGGAAGGCCTTTTCCTGCCGCTGCTGCTGATGCTCGTCGTCGCCATTCCTTTGGTCATGAGCACGCGTAAGCAGAAGAGGATGATGGCGCAGCAGCAGGAGCTGCAGAACAGCCTGGCCGAAGGCGACCGCGTGATGACCACGTCGGGCCTGTACGCCACCGTCGCCGACGCCAGCGACGAGACCACCATCGACCTCGAGATCGCGGAGGGCGTGGTCACCACCTGGCTGCGGCAGGCGGTGCGCGAGCGCATCAATCCCGTCGTCGACGAGGAGCTCTCCTCCGCCGACGACACCGACACCGACAGCGCCGAGAGCTCCGTCACCGACGACACCTCCGCCGAGGACAAGGGCTCCAGTGGCGCCAAGGTCGCACCGCCGCTGGAGCACGGCAAGAAGTAGGGGCGAACCAACCCGCGCCGGTACGGACACACCGGCGCGGGTGCAACGCTGTATTCACGCGGCAGGCGAGTAGGGTCTCGTGCTGCGTACGCATCCCGTCCCCGTCCGGACGGTCGGCATGCGCGCATGACCTCGTGACCCGCCGTTACACATCCGAGGAGACCGACCGACCGTGGCACCTCCCGCCGGGCAGATCCGCCCGGGACGCTACCTCTCCTTCTTCTTGCTGATCATCGTCGCGCTGTACGCGCTGGTCTTCTTCACCGGCGGCGGAAAGCCGACCCCGAAGCTCGGGATCGACCTGCAGGGCGGCACCAGGGTCACCCTGACCGCGCGCACCCCGGACGGCTCCGAGCCGAGCCGGGAGCAGTTGCAGCAGGCTCGCCAGATCATCGAGACGAGGGTCAACGGCATCGGCGTCAGCGGCGCGGAGGTGATTCTCGACGGCAGCAACGTCGTCATCACCGTCCCCGGTGACGAGGGTGAACAGGCCAAGACGCTGGGCCGCACCGCGAAACTCGGCTTCCGTCAGGTGATCACCGCGCAGCCGGCGGGGGTAGCCGCCGCGCCGCAGCCGCAACCTGAAGGCGGCCAGCAGGGTGGCGAGCAGAGCGACCAGGGGCAAGGCGACCAGGGGCAGCAGGGTAGCGAGCAGGCCAGCCAACCCCCGGCGACGGGGCAGAACGGTGGTGGCGCGGCTGCGGGCGACCCGGCTACCCGGCAGACCCAACCGCCCGGCGACGACGGAACCGACACCGGCGGCGGCAACCTTCAGGAGGAAACCGCCAAGGCCATTCAGGCCGCCAAGAAGGTGCGGCAGGACCCCGCGCTGGTGCCGGCCGATCCCACCGACCAGGCCGCCGCGCTGGCCGCGCAGCAGGCCCAGCAACAGGCGCTCACCAGCCTGGACTGCGGTGCCAAGGACCCACTCGTCGGCAATGACGACCCGAACCGGCCGCTGGTGACCTGCAACGAGGACGGCACCGAGAAGTACGTCCTCGGTCCGGTGTTCCTGCAGGGCACCCAGATCAGCGACGCCACCTCGACCTACGACAGCCAGCGTGGCGGCTGGGTCGTCAACCTTTCCTTCACCGGCGAGGGCGCCAAGATCTGGGGTGACTTCACCGCCGCCAACGTCAACCAGCGCGCGGCTTTCGTGCTGGACACCAAGGTGGTGTCGGCGCCGAACATCACCGAGGCGATCCTCGGGGGCAACACCCAGATCACGGGGCAGTTCAGCCAGGAAGAGGCCAAGAACCTGGCCGACGTACTCAAGTACGGTTCGCTGCCGCTCTCGTTCGAGTCCAGCGACGCCACCACCGTCTCGGCGACACTGGGGCTGGCTTCGCTGCAGGCCGGGCTGATCGCGGGCGCGATCGGCATCGCGCTGGTGTTCGTGTACTCGCTGTTCTACTACCGCATCCTCGGCGTACTGACGGTCCTCTCGCTGATCCTGTCCGGTGCGATCGTCTACGCGGTGCTCGTGCTGCTGGGCAGGTGGATCGGCTTCACCCTGGACCTCGCGGGCGTGGCCGGGTTCATCGTCGCGATCGGTGTCACCGCCGACTCCTTCGTGGTCTACTTCGAGCGGCTCAAGGACGAGATGCGGGAGGGCCGCACGTTCCGCTCGGCCGTGCCGCGCGGGTGGATCAGGGCCCGCCGCACGATCCTGGCCTCCGACGCGATCCTGTTCCTGGCAGCCGCGGTGCTCTACATCCTCGCGGTGGGTGAGGTGAAGGGTTTCGCCTTCACCCTCGGGATGTCCACGGTGCTCGACCTCATCGTGGTGTTCCTGGTGACACACCCGCTGGTGGCCATGGTGGCGAGGTCGAAACGGTTGTCCAGTCCATCGCTTTCCGGGCTGGGCGCCGTGCAGAAGATCGGAGCTGGTCGCCGCTCCACCGCCAAACTCGGCTCAGCCGCGAAGGGGGCATGACGTGGACAACGACAACGCGAAGGCCACGGACGCCACCGGCGGCAGGCCCGCGGCCAAGAGTTCGATGTCGGTGCTGCAGCGGCTGTACACCGGCACCGGGGCGTTCGACATCGTCGGCCACCGCAAGCGCTGGTTCGTCTTCTTCGGCGCGCTCGTGCTCGTCTGCGTCGCCTCGCTGGGATTCAAGGGCTTCAACCTGGGCATCGAGTTCCAGGGCGGCACCCAGATCCAGTTGCCCGCACGGGGCGCGGACGGCCAGATCACCCCTGACGAGGCCAAGCAGGTCTTCGCCGACGCGCTCGGCGAGCCCGCCTCCGAGGCCCAGCAGGTGGGTGTCGGCGACGCCGCCGCGATCCAGGTGCGCTCCAACGCGCTGGACACCGCTGAGGTGGCGAAGGTCAAGCAGGCGTTCTTCGAGCAGTTGCAGCCGCTGGGCGCTAGCGGCCAACCCAGCCAGCAGGTGATCAGCGACAGCGCCGTGAGCGCGTCGTGGGGCGGGGAGATCTCCCGGCAGGCGCTGATCGCGCTCGCGGTGTTTCTCGTTCTCGTGACGGTCTTCTTGGTCATCTACTTCGAGAAGTGGATGGCGGTCGCCGCGTTGGTGGCGTTGCTGCACGACATCCTCGTCACCGCGGGCGTGTACTCGCTGGTCGGCTTCGAGGTCACCCCCGCCACCGTCATCGGCCTGCTGACGATCCTTGGTTTCTCGCTGTACGACACGGTCGTGGTGTTCGACAAGGTCAAGGAGAACACCAGGGGGCTGCTCAACCTGACAAGACGCACCTATCCCGAGGCCGCGAACCTCGCGCTGAACCAGACCCTGATGCGATCGATCAACACCACGATCATCGCGCTGCTGCCGGTGCTGGGCCTGCTGTTGATCGGCTACCTGCTACTGGGGTCCGGCACGTTGCAGGATCTCGGTCTGGTGCTGCTCACCGGCATGCTCGCCGGAGTGCTGTCCTCGGTGCTGCTGGCCACGCCGCTGCTGGTCGGGCTGAAGATGCGTGATCCGAGGTTCCAGCAGCAGGCCGAGCGCGTGTACGCCAGGCGCTCGGCTCAGGCTCGCAAGCTGGCCGCCGCCGAGGGCGAGGACCAGTTCGACGCGGGTGACGACGAGCAACTGGCCACCGAGTTGCGCAAGGAGCAGGCATACGCGGCCGCGGCCAGCGTCCCGGTGCGGCATCAGAAGGCCCAACCAAGGCGAGCCGGCGGCCGCCCGAGCGGGAAGCGCAAGAGCAGAAGGTGACGGCTACCACGCTCGACGCCGCGCTCGACCTGATCGCGGAGATACCCGACTTCCCCGAACCCGGTGTGCTGTTTCGCGACCTCACCCCGCTGTTCGGCGACGCCGAGGCGTTCGCCGCGGTGATCGAAGCCCTCGGTGCGGCCGTCGGCTACGACGTGGACAGGCTGGTCGCCGTCGAGGCGCGCGGGTTCGTGCTCGCCGCGGCGCTCGGATACGCCCGGCGACTCGGGGTGGCGCTGGTGCGCAAGCCGGGCAAGCTGCCGAACGTGGCGGGCCGGGTGGACTACGCGCTGGAGTACGGGCAGGCCACGCTGGAACTGCCCGTCGGCTCCGTGCACGAAGGCCAGCGGGTGGCAATCGTGGACGACGTGCTGGCCACCGGTGGCACCGTGGCGGCCACGGCGGAGCTGGTGCGCAGCGCGGGCGCGGTGGTCACCGGTGTGGCCGTGGTGCTCGAACTCGCCGATCTCGGCGCCAGGGAGCGGCTGCCGGGCTTGCCCGTGCACGCACTGCGCACCGTGTGACCACGGCGAGCGGTCCCGTTCCACCCGTTGGAACCACCGTTCGGGCGCCCGCGGGCATTGATCGGCCCGCCCTCGCGTTACGCTTGGTGTCTAGAACCGCGCGAGGAGCTGGAGGTGCGGGTGAGCCAGGAACTCGATTCCGTGGTCACAGCCCGGGCTGACGCCGACGCGCCCGCGCGAGCCGGCCAACCCGGCGCCATCACCCGGGCGCCGTCGGCTACCCGACGGGTGCGGGCCCGGCTTGCCCGCCGGATCACCGCGCAGCGGCCCGCCTCGGTCAAGCAGGTGCTCGAACCGCTGGCCGCCATCCATCGCGAGCTGCATCCCGGTGCCGACATGGCGCTGCTGCAGCGCGCCTACGACGTGGCGGAGGAGCTGCACCGCCACCAGCGCCGCAAGTCCGGCGACCCCTACATCACCCACCCGCTCGCCGTGGCGACGATCCTCGCCGAGCTGGGCATGGACACCACCACGTTGGTCGCGGCGCTGCTGCACGACACGGTGGAGGACACCGGCTACTCGCTGGATCGGCTTGGCACCGATTTCGGCGAGAAGGTCGCGCAGCTCGTGGACGGTGTCACCAAGCTGGACAAGGTGAAGCTGGGCACCGCGGCGGAGGCCGAGACCATCCGCAAGATGGTCATCGCGATGGCCCGCGACCCGAGGGTGCTGGTCATCAAGCTGGCCGACCGGCTGCACAACATGCGCACCATGCGGTTCCTGCCGCCGGAGAAGCAGGCCCGCAAGGCCAAGGAGACGCTGGAGGTGCTCGCTCCGCTCGCTCATCGTCTCGGCATGGCGACGGTGAAGTGGGAACTGGAGGACCTCGCGTTCGCGATACTGCAGCCGAAAAAGTACGACGAGATCGTGCGCCTCGTCGCCGACCGGGCGCCGTCTCGCGACACCTACCTGCGGTGGGTGATCGGTGAGTTGACCAAGCAGCTGGAGTCCTCACGGATCAACGCGAAGGTGGAGGGCAGGCCCAAGCACTACTACTCGATCCACCAGAAGATGATCGTGCGCGGCCGCGACCTTGACGACATCCACGACCTGGTGGGTGTGCGCATCCTCGTGGAGGACGTCCGCGACTGCTACGCGGCGATGGGAGTCGTGCACGCGCTGTGGCAGCCGATGCCGGGCCGGTTCAAGGACTACATCGCCCAGCCCAGGTTCGGCGTGTACCAGTCGCTGCACACCACGGTCATCGGTCCGGACGGCAAACCGCTCGAGGTGCAGATCCGCACCCACGAGATGCACCGCACCGCCGAGTACGGGATCGCCGCGCACTGGCGGTACAAGGAAAGCCGGGGCACCCACGGGCACAACCCCGCCAACGCCGTCGACATCGACGAGATGGCGTGGATGCGGCAACTGCTCGACTGGCAGCGGGAGGCGGCCGACCCGGGAGAGTTCCTCGAGTCGTTGCGCTACGACCTGGCGACCAGGGAGATCTTCGTCTTCACGCCCAAGGGCGACGTGGTGACGCTACCGGTGGGGTCGACACCGGTGGACTTCGCCTACGCGGTGCACACGGAGGTGGGACACCGCTGTATCGGCGCCCGCGTCAACGGCAGGCTCGTCGCACTGGAGCGCAAGCTGGAGAACGGTGAGGTCGTCGAGATCTTCACCTCCAAGGCGGAGGGCGCTGGTCCCAGCCGCGACTGGTTGTCGTTCGCCGGTTCGCCGAAGGCGCGTGCCAAGATCCGGCAGTGGTTCGCCAAGGAGCGCCGCGACGAGGCGATCGAGGCGGGCAAGGAGGCGATCACCAAGGAGGTTCGCAAGGTCGGGCTGCCGCTGCAGCGGCTGGTGTCCGCCGACTCGATGGGGGCGGTGGCCAAGGAGCTTCGGCACGCCGACATCAGCTCGTTGTACGCGGCGGTCGGTGAGGGCCACGC harbors:
- a CDS encoding RelA/SpoT family protein, with amino-acid sequence MSQELDSVVTARADADAPARAGQPGAITRAPSATRRVRARLARRITAQRPASVKQVLEPLAAIHRELHPGADMALLQRAYDVAEELHRHQRRKSGDPYITHPLAVATILAELGMDTTTLVAALLHDTVEDTGYSLDRLGTDFGEKVAQLVDGVTKLDKVKLGTAAEAETIRKMVIAMARDPRVLVIKLADRLHNMRTMRFLPPEKQARKAKETLEVLAPLAHRLGMATVKWELEDLAFAILQPKKYDEIVRLVADRAPSRDTYLRWVIGELTKQLESSRINAKVEGRPKHYYSIHQKMIVRGRDLDDIHDLVGVRILVEDVRDCYAAMGVVHALWQPMPGRFKDYIAQPRFGVYQSLHTTVIGPDGKPLEVQIRTHEMHRTAEYGIAAHWRYKESRGTHGHNPANAVDIDEMAWMRQLLDWQREAADPGEFLESLRYDLATREIFVFTPKGDVVTLPVGSTPVDFAYAVHTEVGHRCIGARVNGRLVALERKLENGEVVEIFTSKAEGAGPSRDWLSFAGSPKARAKIRQWFAKERRDEAIEAGKEAITKEVRKVGLPLQRLVSADSMGAVAKELRHADISSLYAAVGEGHAGAKHVVQRLVALIGGVEEAEEELAERATPSTVTRRRGSGDVGVVVKGHSDIWTKLARCCTPVPGDEILGFVTRGGGVSVHRTDCTNAEDLHRQPERLVEVEWAPSESSVFLVAIQVEALDRHRLLSDITKVLADERVNILSASVTTSRDRVAVSRFSFEMGDPKHLGHVLKVVRNVEGVYDVYRVTSAA
- the secD gene encoding protein translocase subunit SecD, translated to MAPPAGQIRPGRYLSFFLLIIVALYALVFFTGGGKPTPKLGIDLQGGTRVTLTARTPDGSEPSREQLQQARQIIETRVNGIGVSGAEVILDGSNVVITVPGDEGEQAKTLGRTAKLGFRQVITAQPAGVAAAPQPQPEGGQQGGEQSDQGQGDQGQQGSEQASQPPATGQNGGGAAAGDPATRQTQPPGDDGTDTGGGNLQEETAKAIQAAKKVRQDPALVPADPTDQAAALAAQQAQQQALTSLDCGAKDPLVGNDDPNRPLVTCNEDGTEKYVLGPVFLQGTQISDATSTYDSQRGGWVVNLSFTGEGAKIWGDFTAANVNQRAAFVLDTKVVSAPNITEAILGGNTQITGQFSQEEAKNLADVLKYGSLPLSFESSDATTVSATLGLASLQAGLIAGAIGIALVFVYSLFYYRILGVLTVLSLILSGAIVYAVLVLLGRWIGFTLDLAGVAGFIVAIGVTADSFVVYFERLKDEMREGRTFRSAVPRGWIRARRTILASDAILFLAAAVLYILAVGEVKGFAFTLGMSTVLDLIVVFLVTHPLVAMVARSKRLSSPSLSGLGAVQKIGAGRRSTAKLGSAAKGA
- the yajC gene encoding preprotein translocase subunit YajC, which produces MEGLFLPLLLMLVVAIPLVMSTRKQKRMMAQQQELQNSLAEGDRVMTTSGLYATVADASDETTIDLEIAEGVVTTWLRQAVRERINPVVDEELSSADDTDTDSAESSVTDDTSAEDKGSSGAKVAPPLEHGKK
- a CDS encoding adenine phosphoribosyltransferase, which translates into the protein MTATTLDAALDLIAEIPDFPEPGVLFRDLTPLFGDAEAFAAVIEALGAAVGYDVDRLVAVEARGFVLAAALGYARRLGVALVRKPGKLPNVAGRVDYALEYGQATLELPVGSVHEGQRVAIVDDVLATGGTVAATAELVRSAGAVVTGVAVVLELADLGARERLPGLPVHALRTV
- the secF gene encoding protein translocase subunit SecF, producing MSVLQRLYTGTGAFDIVGHRKRWFVFFGALVLVCVASLGFKGFNLGIEFQGGTQIQLPARGADGQITPDEAKQVFADALGEPASEAQQVGVGDAAAIQVRSNALDTAEVAKVKQAFFEQLQPLGASGQPSQQVISDSAVSASWGGEISRQALIALAVFLVLVTVFLVIYFEKWMAVAALVALLHDILVTAGVYSLVGFEVTPATVIGLLTILGFSLYDTVVVFDKVKENTRGLLNLTRRTYPEAANLALNQTLMRSINTTIIALLPVLGLLLIGYLLLGSGTLQDLGLVLLTGMLAGVLSSVLLATPLLVGLKMRDPRFQQQAERVYARRSAQARKLAAAEGEDQFDAGDDEQLATELRKEQAYAAAASVPVRHQKAQPRRAGGRPSGKRKSRR